Proteins co-encoded in one Prunus persica cultivar Lovell chromosome G6, Prunus_persica_NCBIv2, whole genome shotgun sequence genomic window:
- the LOC18772422 gene encoding protein tesmin/TSO1-like CXC 2 isoform X2 codes for MDTPLKNQTTTPTTPLPSKYEDSPVFNYISNLSPIEPVKSRGNDHTFNSLTFASLPSIFTSPQNVSLGETRFSLRRHHSSEASNPESFQTPNPSDKLESVPVAVEQSYCGTKQPECFTPGSSGTEVTNAIPAENLELAIELSNTLKYSSGSPDRNVPCDATDTVLETAATPASLVQSVVHHSEERHSSFERETHLRRICGMEREKEAAAVDWTRLISDASDLLNFDSTTIEESSDGEDPKTVDPGAICFISNILQDNHNDMEVMESGPIDSSEQYELGKFSNQSEGIGDLKETDEAPAILSRNLLDKLNVDDKCPKCIHSSCKHSSQSYAISRRCLDFERAESHKRKSICDTSGSYSVPLQSNCEVTVVEKKLIRTTAGCDYSSSRLPGIGLHLNALATTSESNLSKVVNHETQASESQVTETPNSKISSTCLTPSEVSRDESCKSEVHIAETPPEACAPVGVESDHSSPENKRLKSQHVGESLACKRCNCKSYCDCFAAGLYCIEPCSCQECFNKPIYENIVVEARRLIESRNPLAFAPKVIGSINATPQFGEETNSTPTSARHKRGCNCRKSVCLKKYCECFQGGAGCSILCRCIGCKNTFGRKDEAEESEIEEHKSRVRKKDAIDVSLGRVKDQDLPMTLPGICRPSGQLTASFSGKPKIFSLHSVLSSPQPEKHLQVIPEEGTLEALDNSCSQPSGVKSTSPNSKRVSPPHSGSEFGSAAWRGGRKLVLRSIPPFPTLASPRKH; via the exons GCATCACTCCTCTGAGGCATCAAATCCGGAATCATTCCAGACTCCAAACCCAAGTGATAAACTTGAAAGTGTCCCAGTTGCTGTTGAACAATCTTATTGTGGCACTAAGCAACCAGAATGCTTTACACCTGGAAGTTCAGGTACAGAGGTTACCAATGCAATACCAGCTGAGAATTTGGAACTAGCAATTGAGTTGTCAAATACCTTGAAGTATAGTTCTGGTAGCCCAGATAGAAATGTGCCTTGTGATGCCACAGATACTGTGCTGGAGACAGCTGCCACACCGGCATCACTTGTTCAGTCCGTTGTACACCATTCAGAAGAAAGGCACTCTTCATTTGAAAGGGAAACACATTTGCGCAGAATTTGCGGAATGGAGCGTGAGAAAGAAGCAGCTGCAGTTGATTGGACGAGGTTGATTTCTGATGCTTCTGAtctgttaaattttgattcaACAACCATTGAAGAGAGTTCTGACGGGGAAGATCCTAAAACAGTAGATCCTGGGGCAATCTGTTTTATATCAAACATCCTACAAGATAATCACAATGATATGGAGGTGATGGAATCTGGTCCTATTGATTCTAGTGAACAATACGAATTGGGAAAGTTCAGTAATCAATCAGAAGGTATTGGGGACTTGAAGGAAACAGATGAAGCACCAGCAATACTTTCTAGAAATTTGCTGGATAAGTTAAATGTGGATGACAAGTGCCCAAAGTGTATCCATTCTAGCTGCAAG CATAGTTCTCAGTCGTACGCAATAAGCAGGAGGTGTTTGGATTTTGAAAGGGCAGAAAGTCACAAAAGGAAATCAATATGTGATACTAGTGGCAGTTATTCAGTCCCATTACAGTCCAATTGTGAAGTCACCGTTGTAGAAAAAAAGTTGATTCGAACTACAGCGGGTTGTGATTATTCATCTTCTAGGTTACCTGGTATTGGTTTGCACTTGAATGCTCTTGCAACTACTAGTGAAAGTAACTTGAGTAAAGTTGTAAACCATGAGACTCAGGCTTCTGAGAGTCAAGTAACAGAGACTCCGAACTCCAAGATATCTAGTACTTGTTTGACTCCCAGTGAGGTTTCTCGTGATGAATCATGCAAAAGTGAAGTTCATATTGCAGAAACTCCTCCCGAAGCATGTGCACCAGTTGGTGTAGAATCTGACCATAGTAGTCCTGAGAATAAAAG gcttaaGTCACAACATGTAGGAGAAAGCTTGGCCTGCAAGCGCTGTAACTGTAAGAG TTACTGTGACTGTTTTGCTGCTGGTCTCTACTGTATTGAGCCTTGTTCATGTCAAGAATGCTTCAACAAGCCTATTTACGAAAATATTGTTGTAGAGGCTCGCAGACTGATTGAATCTCGCAACCCACTTGCATTTGCTCCCAAAGTGATTGGTAGCATCAATGCTACTCCACAATTTGGG GAGGAAACTAACTCCACCCCAACTTCAGCTAGGCATAAAAGGGGATGCAATTGTAGAAAATCAGTTTGCTTGAAAAAATACTGTGAATGCTTCCAG GGTGGTGCTGGATGCTCCATTCTCTGCCGATGCATAGGGTGTAAAAACACTTTTGGTCGGAAAGATG AAGCTGAAGAAAGTGAAATTGAAGAACACAAATCACGAGTTCGGAAAAAGGATGCAATAGATGTCAGCTTAGGGAGAGTGAAGGATCAAGATCTCCCAATGACACTTCCTGGGATTTGCAG acCCTCAGGCCAACTCACAGCCAGTTTTAGTGGGAAACCGAAAATATTTTCTCTACATTCTGTTCTGTCATCTCCTCAGCCTGAAAAGCATCTTCAGGTAATTCCGGAAGAGGGAACTCTTGAGGCATTGGATAATAGCTGCTCACAACCCAGTGGTGTGAAGTCAACCTCTCCAAACTCAAAGAGGGTTTCACCTCCTCACAGCGGCAGCGAGTTCGGGTCAGCTGCTTGGAGGGGCGGCAGGAAGTTAGTTCTGAGATCCATTCCACCATTCCCAACTCTCGCATCACCACGGAAGCATTGA
- the LOC18772422 gene encoding protein tesmin/TSO1-like CXC 2 isoform X1 codes for MDTPLKNQTTTPTTPLPSKYEDSPVFNYISNLSPIEPVKSRGNDHTFNSLTFASLPSIFTSPQNVSLGETRFSLRRHHSSEASNPESFQTPNPSDKLESVPVAVEQSYCGTKQPECFTPGSSGTEVTNAIPAENLELAIELSNTLKYSSGSPDRNVPCDATDTVLETAATPASLVQSVVHHSEERHSSFERETHLRRICGMEREKEAAAVDWTRLISDASDLLNFDSTTIEESSDGEDPKTVDPGAICFISNILQDNHNDMEVMESGPIDSSEQYELGKFSNQSEGIGDLKETDEAPAILSRNLLDKLNVDDKCPKCIHSSCKHSSQSYAISRRCLDFERAESHKRKSICDTSGSYSVPLQSNCEVTVVEKKLIRTTAGCDYSSSRLPGIGLHLNALATTSESNLSKVVNHETQASESQVTETPNSKISSTCLTPSEVSRDESCKSEVHIAETPPEACAPVGVESDHSSPENKRLKSQHVGESLACKRCNCKRSKCLKLYCDCFAAGLYCIEPCSCQECFNKPIYENIVVEARRLIESRNPLAFAPKVIGSINATPQFGEETNSTPTSARHKRGCNCRKSVCLKKYCECFQGGAGCSILCRCIGCKNTFGRKDEAEESEIEEHKSRVRKKDAIDVSLGRVKDQDLPMTLPGICRPSGQLTASFSGKPKIFSLHSVLSSPQPEKHLQVIPEEGTLEALDNSCSQPSGVKSTSPNSKRVSPPHSGSEFGSAAWRGGRKLVLRSIPPFPTLASPRKH; via the exons GCATCACTCCTCTGAGGCATCAAATCCGGAATCATTCCAGACTCCAAACCCAAGTGATAAACTTGAAAGTGTCCCAGTTGCTGTTGAACAATCTTATTGTGGCACTAAGCAACCAGAATGCTTTACACCTGGAAGTTCAGGTACAGAGGTTACCAATGCAATACCAGCTGAGAATTTGGAACTAGCAATTGAGTTGTCAAATACCTTGAAGTATAGTTCTGGTAGCCCAGATAGAAATGTGCCTTGTGATGCCACAGATACTGTGCTGGAGACAGCTGCCACACCGGCATCACTTGTTCAGTCCGTTGTACACCATTCAGAAGAAAGGCACTCTTCATTTGAAAGGGAAACACATTTGCGCAGAATTTGCGGAATGGAGCGTGAGAAAGAAGCAGCTGCAGTTGATTGGACGAGGTTGATTTCTGATGCTTCTGAtctgttaaattttgattcaACAACCATTGAAGAGAGTTCTGACGGGGAAGATCCTAAAACAGTAGATCCTGGGGCAATCTGTTTTATATCAAACATCCTACAAGATAATCACAATGATATGGAGGTGATGGAATCTGGTCCTATTGATTCTAGTGAACAATACGAATTGGGAAAGTTCAGTAATCAATCAGAAGGTATTGGGGACTTGAAGGAAACAGATGAAGCACCAGCAATACTTTCTAGAAATTTGCTGGATAAGTTAAATGTGGATGACAAGTGCCCAAAGTGTATCCATTCTAGCTGCAAG CATAGTTCTCAGTCGTACGCAATAAGCAGGAGGTGTTTGGATTTTGAAAGGGCAGAAAGTCACAAAAGGAAATCAATATGTGATACTAGTGGCAGTTATTCAGTCCCATTACAGTCCAATTGTGAAGTCACCGTTGTAGAAAAAAAGTTGATTCGAACTACAGCGGGTTGTGATTATTCATCTTCTAGGTTACCTGGTATTGGTTTGCACTTGAATGCTCTTGCAACTACTAGTGAAAGTAACTTGAGTAAAGTTGTAAACCATGAGACTCAGGCTTCTGAGAGTCAAGTAACAGAGACTCCGAACTCCAAGATATCTAGTACTTGTTTGACTCCCAGTGAGGTTTCTCGTGATGAATCATGCAAAAGTGAAGTTCATATTGCAGAAACTCCTCCCGAAGCATGTGCACCAGTTGGTGTAGAATCTGACCATAGTAGTCCTGAGAATAAAAG gcttaaGTCACAACATGTAGGAGAAAGCTTGGCCTGCAAGCGCTGTAACTGTAAGAGGTCAAAATGCCTAAAAct TTACTGTGACTGTTTTGCTGCTGGTCTCTACTGTATTGAGCCTTGTTCATGTCAAGAATGCTTCAACAAGCCTATTTACGAAAATATTGTTGTAGAGGCTCGCAGACTGATTGAATCTCGCAACCCACTTGCATTTGCTCCCAAAGTGATTGGTAGCATCAATGCTACTCCACAATTTGGG GAGGAAACTAACTCCACCCCAACTTCAGCTAGGCATAAAAGGGGATGCAATTGTAGAAAATCAGTTTGCTTGAAAAAATACTGTGAATGCTTCCAG GGTGGTGCTGGATGCTCCATTCTCTGCCGATGCATAGGGTGTAAAAACACTTTTGGTCGGAAAGATG AAGCTGAAGAAAGTGAAATTGAAGAACACAAATCACGAGTTCGGAAAAAGGATGCAATAGATGTCAGCTTAGGGAGAGTGAAGGATCAAGATCTCCCAATGACACTTCCTGGGATTTGCAG acCCTCAGGCCAACTCACAGCCAGTTTTAGTGGGAAACCGAAAATATTTTCTCTACATTCTGTTCTGTCATCTCCTCAGCCTGAAAAGCATCTTCAGGTAATTCCGGAAGAGGGAACTCTTGAGGCATTGGATAATAGCTGCTCACAACCCAGTGGTGTGAAGTCAACCTCTCCAAACTCAAAGAGGGTTTCACCTCCTCACAGCGGCAGCGAGTTCGGGTCAGCTGCTTGGAGGGGCGGCAGGAAGTTAGTTCTGAGATCCATTCCACCATTCCCAACTCTCGCATCACCACGGAAGCATTGA
- the LOC18775083 gene encoding 40S ribosomal protein S3a-2 has protein sequence MAVGKNKRISKGKKGGKKKAADPFAKKDWYDIKAPSLFTERQIGKTLVSRTQGTKIASEGLKHRVFEVSLADLQKDEEHAYRKIRLRAEDVQGRNVLTNFWGMDFTTDKLRSLVRKWQTLIEAHVDVKTTDNYTLRMFCIAFTKRRTNQVKRTCYAQSSQIRQIRLKMREIMINQAASCDLKDLVAKFIPESIGREIEKATSSIYPLQNVFIRKVKILKAPKFDLPKLMEVHGGKEDVGVKVDRSAEETAPEGETEVVGV, from the exons ATGGCCGTCGG TAAGAACAAGAGGATTTCGAAGGGTAAGAAGGGTGGGAAGAAGAAGGC AGCTGACCCATTTGCCAAGAAGGACTGGTATGATATCAAGGCTCCTTCTCTCTTCACAGAAAGGCAGATTGGCAAAACCCTCGTCTCCAGAACTCAGGGCACTAAg ATTGCTTCTGAAGGACTCAAGCATCGAGTGTTTGAGGTTTCTCTGGCTGATCTCCAGAAGGATGAGGAGCATGCTTACAGGAAGATCCGGCTAAGAGCGGAGGATGTGCAAGGGAGGAACGTACTCACTAACTTCTGG GGAATGGATTTCACCACCGACAAGCTGAGGTCGTTAGTGAGGAAGTGGCAGACACTGATTGAGGCTCATGTGGATGTAAAGACTACTGATAACTACACCCTTAGGATGTTTTGCATTGCATTTACCAAGAGGCGTACAAACCAGGTCAAGCGAACCTGTTATGCCCAATCCAGTCAGATTCGTCAG ATTCGACTCAAGATGAGGGAAATCATGATAAACCAGGCTGCATCCTGTGATCTGAAGGACTTGGTGGCAAAATTTATTCCTGAGAGTATTGGCAGGGAAATTGAAAAGGCAACATCCAGCATCTACCCACTGCAGAATGTTTTCATTCGAAAAGTCAAGATCTTGAAAGCTCCCAAATTTGATCTTCCCAAATTGATGGAG GTTCATGGCGGAAAAGAGGACGTCGGTGTGAAGGTGGACAGATCAGCTGAAGAAACAGCGCCTGAGGGAGAGACCGAAGTTGTCGGAGTATGA
- the LOC18772691 gene encoding ER membrane protein complex subunit 2 has protein sequence MVSKTEETQLNRLENQVDNGGGGAWEYLCLVRKLKVRRSEKVLKHGLSILNDIKKRSSLGPDEWTLYEQVAIAAMDCQCLDVAKDCIRLLRKSFPESKRVGRLEAMLLEAKGAWAEAEKAYSSFLEENPLDQVIHKRRVAMAKAQGNISGAIEWLNKYLEIFMADHDAWRELAEIYVSLQMYKQAAFCYEELILSQPTVPLHHLAYADVLYTLGGLENLQTAKKYYASVIDLTGGKNIRALFGINLCTSAIGQLAKGRNKEDKESSELQSLAATALEKDYKQRAPDKLSLLTTALKSLKVSS, from the exons ATGGTGAGCAAAACAGAGGAGACCCAGTTGAACAGGCTCGAGAACCAGGTCGATAATGGAGGAGGAGGGGCTTGGGAGTACCTCTGCCTGGTCAGAAAGCTCAAGGTCCGGCGTTCCGAGAAGGTGCTAAAGCATGGCTTGTCGATCTTGAACGACATCAAAAAACGATCAAGTCTTGGCCCGGACG AATGGACTTTATATGAGCAAGTTGCAATTGCAGCCATGGACTGCCAATGTCTTGATGTTGCAAAG GACTGCATTAGGCTTTTACGGAAGTCATTTCCAGAGAGTAAAAGAGTTG GCAGGCTAGAGGCTATGTTGCTTGAGGCGAAGGGAGCTTGGGCAGAGGCAGAGAAGGCTTACTCGAGCTTTTTGGAGGAAAATCCACTCGATCAA GTAATACATAAGAGAAGAGTAGCTATGGCGAAGGCACAGGGAAATATTTCAGGAGCCATTGAGTGGCTTAATAAGTATTTGGAAAT ATTTATGGCTGATCATGATGCTTGGAGAGAGCTGGCTGAAATATATGTTTCCTTGCAGAT GTACAAGCAAGCTGCGTTCTGCTATGAGGAGCTGATATTATCTCAACCTACTGTTCCACTTCACCACTTAGCATATGCTGAT GTGCTTTACACACTTGGTGGACTAGAAAACCTTCAGACAGCAAAAAAATACTACGCATCCGTTATAGACTTGACTGGGGGCAAGAATATCAGAGCACTTTTTGGTATTAACTTG TGCACTTCTGCAATTGGACAGCTTGCAAAAGGAAGGAACAAGGAAGACAAGGAGAGCTCAGAGCTACAATCACTGGCAGCAACAGCCTTGGAGAAAGACTACAAGCAGAGAGCTCCCGACAAACTTTCCCTGCTTACTACTGCCTTAAAAAGCTTGAAAGTTTCATCATAA
- the LOC18772586 gene encoding multisubstrate pseudouridine synthase 7, translating to MWLKPVPSCFSMLKPYCSATPPPPTTLKIITAMKTTEEPDVGIFCYISQLPGFRGILKQRYSDFMVNEVDTEENVVHLTNLDAPAETVKEIETKTHDATSKDYTTEIESFRSLVDPDDAERLEAIINQINSGSEDSILPIVLSPDYDKSHRTAVHNFFKENFKFLVTDTVDGPDASSKCIRVRINSGGQNSRGRNSRKRKERGDKPFDSRGSDDWSENVGKFLRFHLYKENKDTQEALGIIAKMLGIQPRSFGFAGTKDKRAVTTQRVTVFKQLASRLAALNDRLIGIKVGDFCYVKEGLVLGQLLGNRFTITLRGVVADSEDTIKASVIALGKQGFINYFGLQRFGSGSVPTHLIGATLLRGEWKSTVSLFLDPREGEKNAITEAREYYKETNDIEGTLRQLPRHLVSEKAILQCLKKCPGNYLQALKAIPRTLRMMYVHSYQSYLWNHAASMRVQKYGTDRVVLGDLVYCKGNETEKVSEVVSSKCVDENGNDTLDPIDLDDISGTNLPEERLNLVKAVTAEDILSGNYTIDDVVLPMPGSRVIFPENDIAHVFHDLAKKDAISLTESVHNVKEFSITSMTGSYRRVFQKPMDFEWEILKYIDGNKPLVDTDFDKIAKTKPSSLNEDGRLHDKTKQSECLDNDIGLQTDDNGAKAKGEELPQAESLCDTNPQETQTALKLSFTLPASCYATMAIRELLKTSTSVAFHKTLN from the exons ATGTGGCTTAAGCCTGTGCCATCGTGCTTCTCTATGCTAAAACCCTACTGCTCCGcaactccaccaccaccaactaCCTTGAAAATCATAACGGCCATGAAAACTACAGAGGAACCAGACGTCGGGATCTTCTGCTACATCTCTCAACTCCCTGGATTTCGCGGCATTTTAAAGCAAAG ATATTCTGATTTTATGGTAAACGAAGTAGATACGGAGGAAAATGTTGTTCATTTGACCAACTTGGATGCCCCAGCAGAG ACAGTTAAGGAAATTGAAACAAAGACACATGATGCTACAAGTAAAGATTATACCACTGAAATTGAATCGTTTAGATCTCTTGTTGACCCTGATGATGCTGAGCGATTGGAAGCTATaatcaatcaaattaattCCGGCAGTGAAGATAGTATTTTGCCTATTGTTCTTTCCCCAGATTATGATAAATCTCATCGAACG GCagtgcataatttttttaaggaaaactTCAAGTTCCTTGTCACCGACACAGTTGATGGACCAGATGCTTCATCAAAATGCATACGGGTGAGAATAAATTCAGGAGGACAGAACAGCAGAGGCAGAAATTCAAGAAAACGAAAAGAAAGAGGTGATAAACCATTTGATAGCAGAGGTTCAGATGATTGGTCAGAGAATGTTGGCAAGTTCCTTAG GTTTCATCTTTACAAGGAGAACAAGGATACACAGGAAGCCTTAGGAATTATAGCAAAGATGCTTGGTATCCAG cCAAGGTCCTTTGGGTTTGCTGGTACAAAGGATAAGCGTGCTGTCACAACTCAAAGG GTAACAGTTTTTAAGCAGCTTGCAAGTAGATTAGCCGCTCTTAATGATAGGTTGATTGGTATCAAAGTAGGTGACTTCTG CTATGTGAAGGAAGGACTTGTCCTAGGCCAACTCTTGGGAAACCGATTTACAATTACATTGAG AGGAGTTGTTGCAGATTCTGAAGATACCATCAAAGCATCTGTAATTGCCTTGGGAAAGCAGGGATTTATTAACTACTTTGGTTTACAA CGATTTGGAAGTGGTTCTGTGCCAACTCACCTTATTGGAGCTACACTACTCAGAGGAGAGTGGAAATCTACTGTGAGCTTGTTCCTTGATCCAAGAGAAGGGG AAAAAAATGCAATTACGGAGGCACGAGAATATTATAAGGAAACTAATGATATTGAAGGGACCCTGAGGCAATTACCTCGACATCTGGTTTCTGAAAAAGCTATA TTGCAATGTCTGAAGAAATGTCCTGGGAACTACTTGCAAGCTTTGAAAGCTATTCCTAGAACTTTGAGGATGAT GTATGTACATAGTTACCAAAGCTATTTGTGGAACCATGCAGCGAGTATGAGGGTGCAGAAATATG GAACTGACCGAGTTGTGTTGGGAGACTTGGTATACTGTAAAGGAAATGAAACTGAAAAGGTGTCAGAAGTTGTTAGTTCTAAATGTGTAGATGAAAATGGTAATGATACGCTTGATCCTATTGATTTAGATGATATATCTGGAACAAATCTTCCTGAGGAAAGGCTTAATCTTGTGAAG GCTGTAACTGCAGAAGATATCCTTAGTGGAAATTACACCATTGATGATGTTGTCCTTCCAATGCCCGG CTCCAGAGTCATTTTTCCAGAAAACGATATTGCTCACGTTTTTCATGATTTGGCAAAGAAG GATGCAATCAGCTTGACAGAGAGCGTGCATAATGTCAA GGAATTCTCAATAACCAGCATGACTGGAAGCTATAGGCGGGTCTTCCAAAAACCAATGGACTTTGAATG GGAAATACTAAAATATATTGATGGAAATAAACCTTTGGTGGACACAGACTTCGACAAAATTGCCAAAACCAAACCATCCAGTCTAAATGAAGATGGAAGATTGCatgataaaacaaaacaatcagaGTGCTTAGACAACGATATAGGGCTTCAGACAGATGATAATGGGGCAAAGGCGAAGGGAGAAGAATTGCCACAAGCTGAATCCCTTTGTGATACTAATCCTCAGGAAACTCAGACGGCTCTCAAGTTGAGCTTTACTCTCCCAGCTTCTTGTTATGCAACAATGGCCATCAGAGAGCTACTGAAGACATCGACATCT GTTGCGTTTCATAAAACGTTAAACTAG
- the LOC18775068 gene encoding trihelix transcription factor GTL2: MFDGVPAEQLHQFIAASRTSLPLPLPLPLPLSSFPAALHASSSPPPNINTFSAAAAAAAAPFDPNYNNNPSHHHLHHHHHHHQLLLQPQPQPQPHQHQLLNNPGVQLHRQSATPKNHEEKKESNLVSINNNLEIERERSSSISQVPISDPWSNDELLALLRIRSTMDNWFPEFTWEHVSRKLAELGFKRSAEKCKEKFEEESRYFNNINFTKNYRFLSDLEELCHGGDDQNPDQAAAGAENKNQQKVEKPSNNEGDEDSRCQILDEDSTRNETVAGSKEFDDQDKEKEVVERTKSNVVRKRKRQRRFEMLKGFCEDIVNRMMAQQEEMHSKLLEDMVKRSEEKLAREEAWKKQEMDRMNKELEIMAHEQAIAGDRQTTIIKFLKKFASSSSSSTSSEPSPDHDHRTNSSSLINHARNPNHPTCSQEKEPASSTISQKPGTSSHTPNNPSTPISLTESLAPQSPSSSTLAPTPTIPKVPIPPENPSSDHLNTQNLTSNEDKQDLGKRWPRDEVLALINLRCSLFNNGSADQDKNGVVKAPLWERISQGMLEKGYKRSAKRCKEKWENINKYFRKTKDVNKKRSLDSRTCPYFHQLSTLYNQGILVSPSDHIQGPDDQTRSASPENQSLASPVVPHTGLDSSDQGRSSADDDLSKHNIIGEGEKNNTVQPVPAAAFDFEF, from the exons atgTTTGATGGAGTCCCAGCTGAGCAGTTACACCAATTCATAGCAGCCTCCAGAACTtccctccctctccctctccctctccctctccctctctcttccttccCAGCAGCTCTCCATGCCTCTTCATCCCCTCCACCTAATATTAACACCTTCTCTGCTGccgctgctgctgctgctgctcccTTTGATCCTAATTACAATAATAACCcttctcatcatcatcttcatcatcatcatcatcatcatcaacttctGCTTCAACCTCAGccccaaccccaaccccaTCAGCATCAGCTTCTCAATAATCCAGGAGTACAATTGCACCGCCAATCAGCCACCCCCAAAAATCatgaggagaagaaagaaagcaacTTGGTCTCCATAAATAACAACCTGGAgattgaaagagagagatcatCATCGATATCGCAAGTGCCGATTAGTGATCCTTGGAGTAATGATGAATTGCTTGCACTGCTCAGGATCAGATCTACCATGGATAATTGGTTCCCTGAGTTCACTTGGGAACATGTCTCAAG GAAGCTAGCAGAGCTTGGCTTCAAAAGGAGTGCCGAGAAGTGCAAagagaaatttgaagaagaaagcagATACTTCAACAACATTAACTTCACCAAAAACTACAGGTTTCTCAGCGACCTTGAGGAGCTCTGTCATGGCGGCGATGATCAAAACCCTGATCAGGCAGCTGCTGGGGCTGAAAACAAGAACCAACAAAAGGTGGAAAAGCCAAGCAATAatgaaggagatgaagatAGCAGGTGCCAGATTTTGGATGAAGACTCAACAAGAAATGAAACGGTTGCTGGCAGCAAGGAATTTGATGACCAggacaaagagaaagaggtcGTGGAAAGAACAAAGAGCAATGTTGTTAGGAAGAGAAAACGACAGAGAAGATTTGAGATGTTAAAGGGCTTCTGTGAGGACATCGTGAACAGGATGATGGCTCAGCAAGAAGAGATGCACAGCAAGCTTCTTGAAGACATGGTGAAGAGAAGTGAAGAAAAGCTTGCAAGGGAAGAAGCTTGGAAGAAGCAAGAGATGGACAGGATGAACAAGGAGCTTGAAATTATGGCACATGAACAAGCTATTGCTGGTGACAGACAAACTACAATTATTAAGTTTTTGAAGAAATTCGCATCATCAAGTTCTAGTTCTACTTCTTCAGAACCCAGTCCTGATCATGATCATCGCACTAATTCATCTTCCTTGATTAATCATGCACGAAACCCTAATCATCCCACGTGTAGTCAGGAGAAAGAACCAGCATCATCTACAATAAGTCAAAAGCCTGGTACTTCTTCCCACACTCCAAATAACCCCAGCACACCTATTTCATTAACTGAAAGCCTTGCACCCCAAAGCCCTAGTTCAAGTACTCTTGCTCCAACTCCAACCATTCCAAAAGTCCCCATACCTCCAGAAAACCCTAGCTCTGATCATCTCAATACCCAAAACCTTACTTCCAATGAAGATAAACAAGACCTCGGGAAGAGGTGGCCAAGAGATGAAGTGCTGGCTCTGATAAACTTGAGGTGCAGTCTCTTCAACAATGGCAGTGCTGATCAAGACAAGAATGGAGTTGTGAAAGCTCCTCTTTGGGAGAGGATCTCACAAGGGATGTTGGAGAAGGGTTATAAGAGAAGTGCAAAGAGGTGCAAAGAGAAATGGGAGAACATTAATAAGTActttagaaaaacaaaggatGTTAACAAGAAGAGGTCCCTTGACTCTAGGACTTGCCCGTATTTTCATCAATTAAGCACTTTGTACAATCAAGGCATACTTGTATCACCTTCTGATCATATTCAAGGGCCAGATGATCAAACCCGCTCGGCTTCGCCGGAAAACCAGTCTCTAGCTTCTCCGGTAGTACCGCACACCGGCCTTGATTCTTCTGATCAAGGTAGGTCTAGTGCTGATGATGATTTATCTAAGCATAATATCATTGGTGAAGGTGAGAAAAACAATACGGTACAGCCAGTACCAGCAGCAGCTTTCGATTTTGAATTCTAA